In the Endozoicomonas sp. SCSIO W0465 genome, GTGTTGTTAAAAAGAAAATAAAGCAGACCATAAGAACAAATGCCGCTTACCGTCCGATGACAGGCATGATATTATTCATGACTATCCGCTCTATGATCTCGGTCAAAAATGCGCTGTATTTCACCCTGTCGTTACAAAACTGTCTGCCACTATCTGGCTGAGTGCTACTGGCGCACTGGCCTCTAGCTCCCCTTGCCTGTCTTTTGCTGGAAAAAAGAACACTACCAGTTTGAATTTTATTCAATTTAATTGCTTGATCGGGGGAATTCCTATGTATTACTGGTTCATGCTGTTTCTGGCCATCATCACCGAGGTGGCCAGTACATCCTTTATGAAAATGGCATCAGGGAGCAACCCAGTGGTGGGCTATACACTGATGGCTATTTTGATTTCCATTTCCTACTTTTTCCTGTCCCAGGCGGTTCGAAAAATCCCCCTGGCAATTGCTTACACCATGTGGGAAGGACTCGGTCTCCTGCTGATCAGCCTGATGTCCTGGTATTTCTTTGATGAGACGTTCTCAGCCAACAAGCTGATTGCCATGGCGTCACTGATGACCGGCATGGTTCTGATGAACCTGGGTGAGAAACTGTCGGAAAAGCAAGAACAGGAAAAGCAAGAACAGGATAAGAAAGTGCAACGAATCAATGAGAAGGAGCTGCAACCATGTCAGACCATCTGCAACTGATTGCCATTTTCTGGGTCGTTGCCGCTTCCAGCTGCGATATTATTGGCAATGTACTGACCAAGCTCTCCAATGGCTTTACCCGCAAGCGGTTCGCCCTGTTGGTGATGGTCGTTCAGATTGCGGCCTTTGTTTTTCTGTCCTTTGCACTGGAGAGCCTTGACCTCAGTGTTGCCTATGCACTGTGGGGAGCACTCGGCATTATTGCCACTTCAGTTATTGGCAGAATAATGTTTGGGGAAAGTCTGCACCCGGTCAAGGTGCTGGGTATAGCGATTACATTGGTTGCGATTATTTTTCTTAAACTATCCATCTGACCCGGGCTAACTATTACTGGCTCGCCAGACGAGCCAGTAGGTAACAATCGCTACCCTTCCTAGCGAAGATAGTCACCAAAATAGATGTCTGGTTTTTTCATTCGCAACTCATCATGATCCCGGGTTACATTTTGAAACTCTTTTGCCAACAGCAACAGTTGGTAAAGATTGCAGTCGCGATCCGAAGTACTCATCAGGGTCAGCCCAACAGGCATATCATCTTTTATATCATGACCAACAGGCACGGTAATTGCTGGAACGTCAAGCAAATTAGCAAGACTGGTCAGCTGACTCAGCTGCAATGAACCGCGCAAGTCAGCCATACCGCATTGCTGCTCGCCACTGATAATATCCCTGCTTACTTCAGGAATCGTGGGCATCAGGATAACATCAACACCTCGGTCTTTGAGTGACTTTAGATATTGTTTGAATTGATCACGGTTTTCCGATGCGTTGCGTTTCATCCGATCATTAAAAGTTCTGGCCAGATTCATATTCAGCTTCAGTTCAGGGTCAGCCTGCGCCCGTTGGTCATCCGATAATGCCGGTGAATCAAAGGTCTGTAACTCTTCAGAACCAAACAGAACCAAATGAGACAGGGCCAGTGATTTTGCATTCCCCGGAGAATGCTCAAGATCCATGAGATGGACTTCCTGCACCTGTCTGGCCTGGCCATGTCGACTCTGCCAGCAGCCAATAGCCTGCTGGCATTTTTCCGCCACGGCCGGATTGGCAATACCCATGGTATCCAGATCAATTGCCACGCCCAGTTTTCGATAGTCATAACAGCTTTCATCAGGTCTGACACTGCTCGACGCCAGGCATGCCCGTGCAACCACATCCACGTTAATTGCTTCATAGCCTGGCTGCACCAATGACAACGGGTTGTCGCCATAGGCTCCCCCTGTCTGATCAAAAAACGGTTCATGACGATGTTCAGCCTTACCACTTTTCACTCCCACAATACCCATTGCTGCAGCAGGTATCCGGGTGGAACCACCGCCATCACTGCCGATAGCCAGGGGCACCAGACCACTGCTGACTGCGACAGAGCCACCAGAGGTAGAGCCACCGGGAATTTTAGGCTGGCCATTTTTTCCCAGATAAGTATTCGCCAAAGGACCATCTTTCGGGTTGATACCACTGGCTCCTGCACCGAGAGCATGCTGAGTATTGGTTTGCAGCAGGCAAAACTCGTCAGAGGCCCCAAGCTTTTCGACAAACCTTGTGGTTATCGTTTGCTTGCCTCCCTCCCCTTTTAATCCATGGGTTGCTGTAAACCCATTCAGGTGATATTCAGCCTTTACCGACACGGGTACCTT is a window encoding:
- a CDS encoding amidase, producing the protein MDTSITSLTQNPSAVNCEFCLQPKSNDSTLFCHREIKQYPQCRAKNLVPSGRMNKGFLLKYIIEPLSRNATIARIMRSISGLPDSMPARVTFSDQVRKQASPDDDVLSARVAGDQETITNEEYLKILSGILPERESDSHLDKPLSDWRGVNAKNMSDAIIKACQSDQLSEKGKGCITEQGIFEQSLTDRDLIHNKVPVSVKAEYHLNGFTATHGLKGEGGKQTITTRFVEKLGASDEFCLLQTNTQHALGAGASGINPKDGPLANTYLGKNGQPKIPGGSTSGGSVAVSSGLVPLAIGSDGGGSTRIPAAAMGIVGVKSGKAEHRHEPFFDQTGGAYGDNPLSLVQPGYEAINVDVVARACLASSSVRPDESCYDYRKLGVAIDLDTMGIANPAVAEKCQQAIGCWQSRHGQARQVQEVHLMDLEHSPGNAKSLALSHLVLFGSEELQTFDSPALSDDQRAQADPELKLNMNLARTFNDRMKRNASENRDQFKQYLKSLKDRGVDVILMPTIPEVSRDIISGEQQCGMADLRGSLQLSQLTSLANLLDVPAITVPVGHDIKDDMPVGLTLMSTSDRDCNLYQLLLLAKEFQNVTRDHDELRMKKPDIYFGDYLR
- a CDS encoding SMR family transporter, producing MSDHLQLIAIFWVVAASSCDIIGNVLTKLSNGFTRKRFALLVMVVQIAAFVFLSFALESLDLSVAYALWGALGIIATSVIGRIMFGESLHPVKVLGIAITLVAIIFLKLSI
- a CDS encoding multidrug efflux SMR transporter — protein: MYYWFMLFLAIITEVASTSFMKMASGSNPVVGYTLMAILISISYFFLSQAVRKIPLAIAYTMWEGLGLLLISLMSWYFFDETFSANKLIAMASLMTGMVLMNLGEKLSEKQEQEKQEQDKKVQRINEKELQPCQTICN